Part of the Cytobacillus sp. IB215665 genome, TTAAATTTGTTTGATACCTTTGTAGCAAGAACAGTGAATAAAGCAACTAACAAACCGTTTTCCGCAATCACCCAGCTAAACGCTTGTTCACCAGAAGCTTTCAATGTCCATTCATTAAAAGAGAGTATTGTTTGAACTGGTACAATTTCTGCCATATATACAGCTAACAATAAGTCCATCTGCATAAACGTTTGTGCAACTAATATACCTGCAATAATAAAGATAAAGAATACTTTATCAGTCACAATTACTCGGTAATTTCTCATTTGTTCCATTACAAATGAGTACCACTTCTTATCTCCATCCTCTTGCTTCGTCTGTTCAAATTTCGGCGCCGTTTCTCGTACATATATTTGTAAAACAATTGAAAATATCACACTCGTTACAAATGCTATAACAAGCAACTCAAAGCGATAATTGAAAAAGAATATCCCTCCCAGTATTGGTCCGACAACTACTGCTATATTAATCATCATATAAAAAATTGCAAATACATTGTTTCTATCTTTTTCTGGAACCACATCCGCTACCATTGCATGACTCGCTGGCCAATAAAGAGAACCCCATATTCCTAATAATGAAAACGCTATAAATGATAATACAGGTGATTCGTACCATGGTGAGTTAGCAGCAGCAAACAGTATAAATGAAAATGCCGTTCCAATATAAGAATATACCATCATTTTTTTGCGGCCAAAACGGTCAGCACAATATCCTCCGAACAAATTAGCAATTACCCCAGCACATTGAGATAATATTAATAACAATCCCGCAGTTCCCTTACCAAAATGATCTGCAAAGTAGATCGCCATAAATGGGAAATACATCCAGAATAATATATTTATAACTCCTTCTCCAAACAAACGGACCTTTAAATTACGATCCCAATCTTTCCACTTCATATGATACACCACATTTCTCCAATTTTCCTTTATTTTCTAACCGCTATCCATATTCTCATTCTCTTTTGTTTTATAACAGGTTGTATTACATCTTTCCATATTCAAGCCCCCTACAAAAAGTATCATTTGATAAACTTAGTGAATTTTCACGAAAAAAAAGCGTACCGTAGGCATACGATACGCTTTTTGGATATCACATTATAG contains:
- a CDS encoding MFS transporter, encoding MKWKDWDRNLKVRLFGEGVINILFWMYFPFMAIYFADHFGKGTAGLLLILSQCAGVIANLFGGYCADRFGRKKMMVYSYIGTAFSFILFAAANSPWYESPVLSFIAFSLLGIWGSLYWPASHAMVADVVPEKDRNNVFAIFYMMINIAVVVGPILGGIFFFNYRFELLVIAFVTSVIFSIVLQIYVRETAPKFEQTKQEDGDKKWYSFVMEQMRNYRVIVTDKVFFIFIIAGILVAQTFMQMDLLLAVYMAEIVPVQTILSFNEWTLKASGEQAFSWVIAENGLLVALFTVLATKVSNKFNERNVFMMSALTYGVAIILFGSTVNIWGLFFAMFLFTAAELMAVGIQEGYVAKLAPENMRGQYYAAASLRFTIGRTLAPISIPLTIWIGFTNTFYVIGLLAFVSAGLYYVMGYLMEQQTKSSKGMKKKLV